From Streptomyces qinzhouensis, one genomic window encodes:
- the cas5 gene encoding CRISPR-associated protein Cas5 — protein sequence MSYAEPLPAWRLTFYAPVASFRDPFFPGLTRGLPVPPPSTVRGLLAAATGAPYESLAFGMAAWSEGEGVDAETYHPIDAGGANPAVAGRVRAGKGGMTLRTRPFRADVHLTLWLPGPEGNRVARAFRRPVWGLRLGRLQDLVHLEERVEVALVPATEAVVGSALAPTTGHDVPYATVHRMAASISTDRMTSRWTDYLWCDAPAGRYPVRGAYEDTDYRKKGQALWLLEP from the coding sequence GTGTCGTACGCCGAACCGCTTCCGGCGTGGAGGCTGACGTTCTACGCGCCCGTGGCGTCCTTCCGGGATCCGTTCTTCCCCGGGCTCACCCGTGGGCTCCCGGTGCCGCCGCCCTCCACGGTGCGGGGCCTGCTGGCCGCGGCTACCGGGGCGCCGTACGAGTCCCTGGCCTTCGGAATGGCCGCCTGGTCCGAGGGTGAAGGGGTGGATGCGGAGACGTACCACCCGATCGACGCAGGCGGCGCCAATCCTGCAGTCGCGGGGCGGGTACGCGCGGGCAAGGGCGGGATGACCCTGCGGACGCGCCCCTTCCGTGCCGACGTCCATCTCACGCTGTGGCTGCCGGGTCCGGAGGGCAACCGGGTCGCCCGGGCGTTCCGGCGACCCGTGTGGGGTCTCCGCCTCGGCCGCTTGCAGGACCTGGTCCACCTCGAAGAGCGTGTGGAGGTCGCACTCGTACCGGCCACGGAGGCGGTCGTGGGTTCGGCGCTGGCGCCGACCACCGGCCACGACGTGCCGTACGCGACGGTTCACCGGATGGCCGCGTCCATCTCGACGGACCGCATGACCAGCCGCTGGACCGACTACCTCTGGTGCGACGCACCCGCGGGCCGGTATCCGGTCCGCGGCGCCTATGAGGACACCGACTACCGGAAGAAGGGACAGGCTCTGTGGCTCCTGGAGCCGTGA
- the cas3 gene encoding CRISPR-associated helicase Cas3', whose amino-acid sequence MTGPPPRRASLDDLRAKSTPAHDRERLTTHSRTVHAAVGPIEDRLGNAGVLADAPAFWSRVRRAALLHDAGKIAEGFQRQVDIGGIPWGERHEVLSLAYVDLLAKATGWTEEDRLMVATLVATHHRALLSGDGGGHGGKPALSRQYNKETDWNEAFGTGVGLGTGETVSQVPRFLHREWLAWLCGYLAADPPTTTPGDPTLAHRARDVLEELLNAWRQPVKPHQGLLAVLAQGALTLADRSGSAHVGLQTHMPLAVDYLARLPYEPHAHQRRAAESSGHLVLVAPTGSGKTEAGLAWAAGQMATMSGLPRVVWTLPYKASLNAIRRRFAGSLLPAPGERKADIGLLHGTVAQTLLTEALEDDCAAGDPDSEPTADQARKARAQANAMRLFTHRLRVATPHQLLSGAVAGPTYSSVLLEQTNALFVLDELHAYEPDTFGRLCAAMRLWERLGSRFAVLSATLADTMIQIIEESVEQPVTVHRAPAGTSPVRHRLVLDERPVDAPESVERLREQLREGHSVLVVANTVARAQDLFEQLAEDAREAKPGDPSAALLLHSRFKNGDRDAIEKALLRRHPERREGDAERRGGLVVATQVVEVSLQLDFDRGAVECAPVEAVAQRAGRVNRRGLHPEGPVEFRVHPAETHKPYSAGAMDASWSALTGLVAEGATALSEQDIDELLRRAYDTVWGREWVDEARRNRDEFAARFLTFTDPFHDRSEFAHALTKVFDSVEVLHHEDKAEYQALTRGKKGDPLLASRLLIPLRLGQLRDFGCTYDPYLKVHISEGVYDNVLGLRPSASQETIL is encoded by the coding sequence GTGACAGGCCCGCCGCCACGGCGCGCCTCCCTCGACGATTTGCGGGCGAAGTCCACCCCGGCCCACGACCGGGAGCGCCTCACCACCCACTCCCGTACGGTCCATGCCGCGGTCGGCCCCATCGAGGACCGGTTGGGGAACGCGGGTGTCCTCGCAGACGCGCCGGCCTTCTGGTCGCGCGTCCGGCGGGCCGCGCTCCTGCACGACGCCGGGAAGATCGCCGAAGGTTTTCAGCGCCAGGTGGACATCGGGGGCATCCCCTGGGGCGAGCGCCATGAGGTGCTCTCCCTCGCCTACGTCGACCTGCTGGCCAAGGCAACCGGGTGGACCGAGGAGGACCGCCTGATGGTGGCGACGCTGGTGGCCACTCACCATCGTGCCCTGCTCAGCGGTGATGGTGGCGGCCACGGGGGCAAACCGGCCCTGAGCCGGCAGTACAACAAGGAGACGGACTGGAACGAGGCGTTCGGCACGGGTGTCGGCCTCGGGACGGGCGAAACGGTGTCGCAGGTGCCGCGTTTCCTGCACCGGGAGTGGCTCGCGTGGCTCTGCGGCTATCTGGCGGCGGATCCGCCCACGACCACCCCCGGGGACCCGACGCTCGCACATCGTGCCCGGGACGTGCTGGAGGAACTGCTGAACGCGTGGCGGCAGCCCGTCAAACCCCATCAAGGGCTGCTGGCGGTCCTCGCGCAGGGCGCGCTCACCCTGGCCGACCGGTCCGGTTCCGCGCATGTCGGCCTCCAGACCCATATGCCGCTGGCAGTCGACTATCTGGCGCGTCTGCCGTACGAACCCCACGCCCACCAGCGGCGGGCCGCCGAATCCTCGGGCCATCTGGTGCTGGTCGCGCCCACCGGGAGCGGCAAGACGGAAGCCGGCCTCGCGTGGGCGGCCGGGCAGATGGCGACGATGTCCGGTCTCCCGCGTGTGGTGTGGACGCTGCCGTACAAGGCGTCGCTGAACGCGATCCGCCGACGCTTCGCCGGCAGCCTGCTCCCGGCGCCGGGAGAGCGGAAGGCGGATATCGGACTGCTGCACGGAACCGTTGCCCAGACACTCCTCACCGAGGCCCTGGAGGACGACTGCGCGGCCGGGGACCCGGACAGCGAACCGACGGCTGACCAGGCGCGGAAGGCCCGGGCGCAGGCGAACGCGATGCGGCTGTTCACCCATCGGCTACGGGTCGCCACCCCGCACCAGCTCCTCAGCGGAGCCGTCGCCGGGCCGACGTACTCCTCCGTACTGCTCGAACAGACGAACGCCCTCTTCGTTCTGGACGAGCTGCACGCGTACGAGCCCGATACCTTCGGTCGGCTCTGCGCGGCGATGCGGCTGTGGGAGCGGCTCGGCAGCCGGTTCGCCGTGCTGTCGGCGACGCTCGCCGACACCATGATCCAGATCATCGAGGAGAGTGTCGAGCAGCCGGTAACGGTTCATCGCGCACCTGCGGGTACGAGTCCCGTACGGCACCGTCTCGTACTGGACGAGCGTCCGGTGGACGCGCCGGAGAGCGTCGAACGGCTGCGGGAGCAGTTGCGGGAGGGACACAGCGTCCTCGTCGTCGCGAACACGGTCGCCCGTGCTCAAGATCTGTTCGAGCAGCTCGCCGAGGACGCGCGGGAGGCGAAGCCCGGCGACCCCAGCGCGGCCCTTCTGCTCCACTCTCGCTTCAAGAACGGTGACCGGGACGCCATCGAGAAGGCCCTGCTGCGGCGCCATCCCGAACGCCGGGAGGGGGACGCGGAGCGTCGGGGCGGGCTGGTGGTCGCCACCCAGGTGGTGGAGGTGTCCCTTCAGCTCGACTTCGACCGTGGGGCGGTGGAGTGCGCTCCGGTGGAAGCGGTCGCTCAGCGCGCGGGCCGGGTGAACCGGCGCGGTCTGCATCCCGAGGGACCGGTTGAGTTCCGTGTCCATCCGGCCGAGACGCACAAGCCGTATTCCGCGGGCGCGATGGACGCTTCATGGAGTGCGCTCACCGGTCTCGTCGCCGAAGGGGCGACGGCGCTCAGTGAGCAGGACATCGACGAACTGCTGCGGCGGGCATACGACACCGTGTGGGGAAGGGAGTGGGTAGACGAGGCCCGGCGGAATCGGGACGAGTTCGCCGCGCGCTTCCTGACCTTCACGGACCCGTTCCACGACCGGAGCGAGTTCGCGCACGCACTGACCAAGGTCTTCGACAGCGTGGAGGTGCTCCATCACGAGGACAAGGCCGAGTACCAGGCGCTGACCAGAGGGAAGAAGGGCGACCCTCTCCTTGCGTCGCGACTGCTGATCCCCCTGCGTCTCGGGCAATTGAGGGACTTCGGCTGCACCTACGACCCGTATCTGAAGGTCCACATCAGTGAGGGCGTGTACGACAACGTGCTCGGCCTGCGCCCGTCGGCCAGCCAGGAGACCATCCTGTGA
- the cas6 gene encoding CRISPR-associated endoribonuclease Cas6 — translation MQRVVQVRVKVDVQADRRVLAWNDIHGPARGVVYGLLEEHDPALARSLHDEGWGGHPLKPVGVTSPQFKGAPRKRGVYTTSPQGSVWFGSPVPEIAAALVSALARRAEIVWGDARLRIQGFAVEFGAPAPVAGIVELETATPVVLRHEGRELLPGDAHYIERLEHNLTHKADILGLPAPRGLRVLEAGPRRRFTVRGAPRIGAQVRVAMEADPRFVDAIRSWGLGLDTVQGFGWIR, via the coding sequence ATGCAACGGGTGGTCCAAGTGCGCGTAAAGGTAGATGTCCAGGCCGACCGACGGGTCCTGGCATGGAACGACATCCACGGCCCCGCACGTGGCGTTGTCTACGGACTGCTTGAAGAGCATGATCCCGCCCTCGCGCGCTCGTTGCACGACGAAGGGTGGGGCGGTCATCCGCTCAAGCCTGTCGGGGTGACCAGTCCACAGTTCAAAGGGGCTCCTCGGAAGAGGGGTGTCTACACCACATCGCCCCAGGGGTCGGTGTGGTTCGGATCGCCGGTGCCCGAGATCGCCGCTGCTCTGGTGTCGGCGCTGGCCCGGCGGGCCGAGATTGTCTGGGGGGACGCCCGCCTCCGGATCCAGGGCTTTGCCGTCGAGTTCGGTGCGCCGGCACCCGTCGCGGGGATCGTCGAGCTGGAGACGGCGACCCCGGTCGTTCTGCGCCACGAGGGACGTGAGTTGCTGCCCGGCGACGCGCACTACATCGAACGGCTGGAGCACAACCTCACCCACAAGGCCGACATCCTGGGACTCCCCGCTCCCCGTGGGCTGCGCGTGCTGGAGGCCGGGCCGCGCAGGCGATTCACGGTGCGGGGTGCTCCACGGATCGGGGCCCAGGTGCGGGTGGCGATGGAGGCCGATCCTCGGTTCGTCGACGCCATCCGCTCATGGGGGCTCGGCCTCGACACCGTGCAGGGATTCGGATGGATCCGGTGA
- a CDS encoding right-handed parallel beta-helix repeat-containing protein — MTTSVVLHADLLNCPGDGLIVGGSGITIDLNGHTIDGVGLGVGIRNNGFANAVITNGGVAQGRVQQFDHGVQLNAGTTGNIVEKIAVQNNEFTGVGLNGAHTNNRVRNNLIDRQSQKGVAITAASNGNVITDNTITGNQGEGVFVQNSASNRIEGNQISGSGGVGLVLEGSRANSLLTNTVGTSADAAITLRVGSNGNLVQGNSSARSADAGLIVADSSGNRILSNTLQGAGDSGIVLNSAHSNTVNGNDVRGNTGGIELSFSDSNTIHSNNASNTTGDGISLGGSLRNDLQLNQANTNGARGIYVVGDAAAGAGNKLIRNTTNTNKGNGIAVSKAAHTIQANTARGNNGWGIQADPGNVDGGGNLASGNSQAGQCSGVVCTP; from the coding sequence GTGACGACCAGCGTCGTTCTCCACGCCGATCTGCTCAACTGTCCCGGCGACGGGCTGATCGTCGGCGGCAGTGGTATCACCATCGACCTCAATGGACACACCATTGACGGTGTCGGTCTGGGCGTCGGGATCCGGAACAACGGGTTCGCGAACGCCGTGATCACCAATGGCGGCGTCGCTCAGGGCCGGGTCCAGCAGTTCGATCACGGGGTACAGCTCAACGCGGGCACGACCGGCAATATCGTCGAGAAGATCGCGGTCCAGAACAACGAATTCACCGGGGTCGGGCTCAACGGTGCTCACACCAACAACCGCGTGCGCAACAACCTCATCGACCGGCAGTCCCAGAAGGGTGTGGCGATCACGGCCGCGTCGAACGGCAATGTGATCACCGACAATACGATCACCGGAAATCAGGGGGAGGGCGTCTTCGTCCAGAACTCCGCCAGTAACCGCATCGAGGGCAATCAGATCAGCGGCAGCGGGGGTGTCGGTCTGGTGCTGGAGGGCTCGCGTGCCAACAGCCTGCTGACCAACACCGTCGGGACCAGTGCCGATGCGGCGATCACGCTGCGGGTCGGCTCCAACGGCAATCTCGTTCAGGGCAATTCGTCCGCCCGGAGCGCGGATGCCGGACTGATCGTCGCGGACTCCTCGGGGAACCGCATCCTGTCCAATACGCTCCAGGGCGCCGGAGACAGCGGAATCGTCCTCAACTCGGCGCACAGCAACACGGTCAACGGCAACGACGTCAGGGGAAACACCGGCGGCATCGAACTGAGCTTCTCGGACAGCAACACGATCCACTCCAACAACGCGAGCAACACCACCGGAGACGGGATCAGCCTGGGCGGCTCCCTCCGGAACGACCTGCAGCTCAACCAGGCCAACACCAACGGCGCACGAGGCATCTACGTCGTCGGGGACGCGGCGGCGGGGGCCGGTAACAAACTGATCCGCAACACCACCAACACCAACAAGGGCAACGGCATCGCCGTGTCCAAGGCCGCTCACACCATCCAGGCCAACACCGCCCGCGGCAACAACGGCTGGGGCATCCAGGCCGACCCGGGCAACGTCGACGGCGGCGGCAATCTGGCCAGTGGCAATTCCCAGGCCGGGCAGTGCTCGGGGGTCGTCTGCACGCCCTGA
- a CDS encoding right-handed parallel beta-helix repeat-containing protein — protein sequence MQIAAQIGVFNVRDYGATGNGTTIDTAAMQSAFDAARQAGGGTVLIPAGTYAVDTFLVVYGKTSISAYGATIRSVSTGTGLLRNFATGDNFPVYAGNSGITVEGGIWDGNAAHAGVGTVTGTTNVMSFIHARDITVRDVVIRNISSSHGIEFNAVDGGRILNSRFEGFKDNSAAQDRGFSESVQLDIARLNSSSIGEFDLTTCRNILIQGCYFGPSDRLGAAGRAIGSHTSDDNRSYDNIQIIGCRIEGAAQEGIRAFCWRNCVIADNIITGTGQTAILLAVSAPDQPTKSHSIVVKGNVITDCKTSGIRVMGNTGNRITGVVVSGNTLHNTSGNGIHIADAPGANVSGNHIDTTSSTGIYAVDSDGVTVNGNTILTPGSNGINIAGCTGAMVSGNTVRDTKSNHGIYVGDGTQRSAEVVVSGNTVRMPFTAGIRIAGTAKGCTVSGNRVKGAGPTQYGITLAATVTGTAIVGNDLSGSTWPAGNAIVPSTEPPRVDWSGGTTLPGHNLV from the coding sequence GTGCAGATCGCGGCTCAAATCGGAGTCTTTAACGTCCGTGATTACGGTGCCACCGGAAACGGCACCACGATCGACACCGCCGCCATGCAGTCCGCTTTTGACGCCGCCCGGCAGGCCGGCGGCGGAACCGTGCTCATCCCCGCCGGAACGTATGCCGTCGACACGTTCCTCGTGGTATACGGAAAAACCTCGATTTCCGCCTACGGGGCCACGATCCGCTCCGTATCAACGGGGACGGGCCTGCTGAGAAATTTTGCGACCGGCGACAACTTCCCGGTCTACGCGGGGAACTCCGGGATCACCGTCGAAGGCGGTATCTGGGACGGAAACGCGGCGCACGCCGGTGTCGGCACGGTCACCGGTACCACCAATGTGATGTCGTTCATCCACGCCCGGGACATCACCGTACGGGACGTGGTGATCCGGAACATCTCCTCCTCGCACGGCATCGAGTTCAACGCCGTCGACGGCGGCCGGATCCTCAACTCCCGCTTCGAGGGCTTCAAGGACAACTCGGCCGCGCAGGACCGGGGCTTCTCGGAGTCCGTCCAGCTCGACATCGCCCGCCTCAACAGCTCCTCGATCGGCGAGTTCGACCTGACGACCTGCCGGAACATCCTCATTCAGGGCTGCTACTTCGGCCCCTCCGACCGCCTGGGCGCGGCCGGACGCGCCATCGGCAGCCACACCTCGGACGACAACCGCAGCTACGACAACATCCAGATCATCGGCTGCCGTATCGAAGGCGCCGCCCAGGAGGGCATCCGGGCCTTCTGCTGGCGTAACTGCGTCATCGCGGACAACATCATCACCGGTACCGGACAGACCGCGATCCTGCTCGCCGTCAGCGCCCCCGACCAGCCGACGAAATCCCATTCCATCGTGGTCAAGGGAAACGTCATCACGGACTGCAAGACCTCCGGAATCCGGGTGATGGGAAACACCGGGAACCGCATCACGGGCGTCGTCGTCTCCGGTAACACTCTGCACAACACCAGCGGAAACGGTATCCATATCGCGGATGCCCCGGGTGCGAACGTGAGCGGAAACCATATCGACACGACCAGCAGTACCGGGATCTACGCGGTGGACTCCGACGGTGTCACCGTCAACGGAAACACGATTCTCACCCCGGGTTCGAACGGCATCAACATCGCCGGCTGCACGGGTGCGATGGTCTCCGGGAACACCGTACGGGACACGAAGTCGAACCACGGAATCTATGTCGGCGACGGCACCCAGCGCTCCGCCGAAGTCGTGGTCTCGGGGAACACGGTCCGCATGCCCTTCACCGCGGGAATCCGCATTGCCGGTACGGCCAAGGGCTGCACGGTCTCGGGAAACCGGGTGAAGGGCGCGGGGCCGACGCAGTACGGCATCACCCTGGCGGCGACCGTGACCGGTACCGCGATCGTCGGAAACGACCTCTCCGGAAGCACCTGGCCCGCCGGGAACGCCATCGTCCCGTCCACGGAGCCCCCGCGGGTCGACTGGTCGGGGGGCACGACCCTCCCGGGCCACAACCTGGTCTGA
- the cas7i gene encoding type I-B CRISPR-associated protein Cas7/Cst2/DevR — MAYLAGRMLVSVEAGAPNNGKGEDTTARVKYATVRGRRHPYVSAQAVRRWIRDGMVERGVPASPVTRVGKAQNRAQKANTGADPITYADDDLFGYMRAGAKKDDAATTLRDSPFMLGTLMSVAPVHPTEDFGVMSRGVSEPVLHGHEFYTADLAAPFLLDLPRIGTFTLPNSDGVGRPNYLTEEQALQVAQAAALGAGTEMFRGQGAVRLPVEERRHRAALLLEAIAHLSGGAKQALHYGDRVPSLIVMVPFKGGVNPLAHVITGDEDGLVVRGDVLRKELAAWNGEWVSPVRVGWRPGFRDDLREDFEKVCAQEIAEGTVVVNHPRTILLGLASEMREGAWDAWFDDAAE, encoded by the coding sequence ATGGCTTACCTGGCGGGCAGGATGCTGGTTTCCGTGGAGGCCGGCGCCCCGAACAACGGCAAGGGCGAGGACACCACGGCTCGGGTGAAGTACGCGACCGTTCGCGGTCGTCGCCACCCCTATGTCTCGGCCCAGGCCGTGCGGCGTTGGATCCGGGACGGGATGGTGGAGCGGGGCGTGCCCGCGTCGCCCGTGACGCGGGTCGGCAAGGCTCAGAACCGGGCCCAGAAGGCCAATACCGGCGCGGATCCGATCACGTACGCCGATGACGATCTTTTCGGGTACATGCGGGCAGGTGCGAAGAAGGACGATGCCGCTACGACGCTCCGCGACAGCCCGTTCATGCTCGGCACGCTGATGTCGGTGGCGCCGGTCCACCCGACGGAGGACTTCGGGGTCATGTCGCGCGGGGTGAGTGAGCCCGTGCTGCACGGGCACGAGTTCTACACCGCCGATCTCGCCGCTCCGTTCCTGCTCGACCTGCCGAGGATCGGCACCTTCACCCTCCCTAACTCCGACGGTGTGGGGCGGCCGAACTACCTCACCGAGGAGCAGGCCCTCCAGGTCGCGCAGGCCGCGGCGCTGGGTGCCGGCACCGAGATGTTCCGCGGTCAGGGTGCCGTACGGCTTCCGGTCGAGGAGCGCCGACACCGGGCCGCGCTGCTGCTGGAGGCGATCGCCCATCTCAGCGGAGGCGCCAAGCAGGCACTTCACTACGGAGACCGGGTCCCGTCCCTGATCGTCATGGTGCCGTTCAAGGGGGGTGTGAATCCACTCGCACATGTGATCACCGGCGATGAGGACGGTCTGGTGGTACGGGGCGACGTCCTGCGCAAGGAACTGGCCGCGTGGAACGGGGAGTGGGTGTCGCCCGTCCGGGTGGGCTGGCGCCCCGGGTTCCGTGACGACCTGCGGGAGGACTTCGAGAAGGTGTGCGCGCAGGAGATCGCCGAAGGCACCGTCGTCGTGAACCATCCTCGTACGATCCTGCTCGGTCTGGCGTCCGAGATGCGCGAAGGCGCATGGGACGCCTGGTTCGACGACGCGGCTGAGTGA
- the cas1b gene encoding type I-B CRISPR-associated endonuclease Cas1b, which produces MLLPRLLLGRLMPAVGRTYWLTEPCRIRREDNSVRIERPDGSPVRIPITDIRDLVVFDHVDVNTSALSLLSRNGVTVHILDHYGNHAGHFSPAESMSSATVVRRQVEITADEEQRLAVARSLVLATAENLRWALDTDLLDSALEALKGALPECRSNDAIMGQEGNFRRTAWAVLDSRLPPWLRMNGRTRRPPTNAGNAFVSYLNALVYARVLTALRSTPLHPAIGFLHADTDRRRNTLALDLAEPFKPLFAERLLRRAASQKHLKESDFETDVGRASLSKDGRKKIAALVREELATTVHHRGLKRKVSYEELMHLEALKVVRFCLEGTPYKPFRPWW; this is translated from the coding sequence ATGCTCCTACCTCGACTACTGCTGGGGAGACTGATGCCCGCCGTCGGCCGTACGTACTGGCTGACCGAACCATGCCGGATCCGCCGCGAGGACAACAGCGTCCGTATCGAGCGCCCGGACGGCAGCCCGGTCCGTATCCCCATCACCGACATCCGCGATCTGGTCGTGTTCGACCATGTCGACGTCAACACGTCAGCGCTGTCGCTGCTCAGCCGTAACGGCGTCACCGTGCATATTCTCGACCACTACGGCAACCACGCGGGGCACTTCAGCCCCGCCGAGTCGATGTCGTCCGCGACGGTCGTACGGCGCCAGGTCGAGATCACGGCGGACGAGGAGCAGCGGCTCGCCGTCGCCCGCTCCCTCGTACTCGCCACCGCGGAGAACCTGCGCTGGGCGCTCGATACCGATCTGCTCGACTCGGCGCTGGAGGCGTTGAAGGGTGCACTGCCGGAATGCCGGTCGAATGACGCGATCATGGGTCAGGAGGGCAATTTCCGGCGCACCGCCTGGGCTGTGCTCGACAGCCGTCTGCCGCCGTGGCTCCGGATGAACGGTCGCACGCGGCGCCCGCCGACCAACGCGGGCAACGCGTTCGTCAGCTATCTCAACGCCCTTGTGTACGCGCGAGTGCTGACCGCGTTGCGCAGCACCCCGCTGCACCCGGCGATCGGTTTCCTCCACGCGGACACCGACCGCCGCAGGAACACCCTAGCCCTGGACTTGGCCGAGCCCTTCAAGCCGCTGTTCGCGGAGCGCCTTCTGCGGCGGGCGGCAAGTCAGAAGCATCTGAAGGAGAGCGACTTCGAGACGGATGTCGGCCGCGCCTCACTGAGCAAGGACGGCCGCAAGAAGATCGCCGCCCTGGTACGAGAGGAGCTCGCGACGACGGTCCACCACCGGGGCCTCAAGCGGAAGGTGAGCTACGAGGAGCTGATGCACCTGGAGGCGCTGAAGGTCGTCCGATTCTGTCTCGAAGGCACGCCGTACAAGCCGTTCCGGCCGTGGTGGTGA
- a CDS encoding CRISPR-associated endonuclease Cas2 has protein sequence MYDTAVERNPKVLKTCRKYLHWTQRSVFQGELSAAQYRALMAALGTVIDPEYDSIVTYTARSPEMVESATLGVALGGPGDIL, from the coding sequence GTGTACGACACGGCTGTGGAACGTAACCCGAAGGTGCTGAAGACCTGCCGGAAGTACCTGCACTGGACGCAGCGGAGCGTCTTCCAGGGCGAGCTGTCGGCAGCGCAGTACAGGGCGCTGATGGCCGCGCTGGGCACGGTGATCGATCCGGAGTACGACAGCATCGTCACGTACACGGCCCGGTCACCGGAGATGGTGGAGTCGGCGACGCTGGGGGTTGCTCTAGGTGGCCCCGGAGACATTCTCTGA
- a CDS encoding CRISPR-associated protein Cas4: MSPDSGLPADDESAVGGVHIKYLVHCPRQLWLYARGYRPEQRSDLVAFGEVVDDTTFTRRRDVDLGEAKIDWVTTGAVVHETKSSRAPAPGHTAQVRHYCLLLERRGVNVRGGVVHYPLIRRTTDVAWDDDARAEAEDTEAQAQAVIAASTAPDRLLRGKCRGCSYLDYCWGD, from the coding sequence GTGAGTCCCGACTCCGGCCTGCCGGCCGACGACGAGAGCGCCGTCGGTGGCGTCCACATCAAGTACCTCGTCCACTGTCCTCGACAGCTCTGGCTTTACGCCCGGGGCTACCGCCCCGAGCAGCGAAGCGACCTGGTCGCCTTCGGCGAGGTGGTGGACGACACCACCTTCACCAGGCGCCGGGACGTCGACCTCGGCGAGGCGAAGATCGACTGGGTGACGACCGGGGCCGTTGTCCACGAGACGAAGTCCTCCCGAGCCCCAGCGCCCGGACACACCGCCCAGGTCAGGCACTACTGCCTGCTGCTGGAGCGCCGGGGCGTCAATGTGCGGGGCGGTGTTGTGCACTACCCCCTGATCCGCCGTACGACGGATGTCGCCTGGGACGACGACGCCCGCGCCGAAGCCGAGGACACGGAGGCGCAAGCCCAGGCCGTCATCGCCGCGTCCACGGCTCCCGACCGTCTACTCCGCGGCAAATGCCGTGGATGCTCCTACCTCGACTACTGCTGGGGAGACTGA